One stretch of Glycine soja cultivar W05 chromosome 7, ASM419377v2, whole genome shotgun sequence DNA includes these proteins:
- the LOC114419010 gene encoding L-type lectin-domain containing receptor kinase VIII.2-like, which translates to MPTSIMAPFSTSHHFTAFTFLILFLKTQAFDPLSSFSFTDFQKDPNFKSSVGLYGNAKVVYNGSEVLLSGNGGGRVMYKKPFKLVHGEARELVSFSTYFGFSMSLDSEKNGLAFVMVPSGIEGEVFGNSSYGFSFGLKEREFKVIGVQFSAYGRNGGSGSCIVSINVGSSVPVKTINASSVIMGLKSEGKLHAWIDYEASSKRLEVRLNQFGQSRPVDPLLWHSMDLSNVWGTEEMFAGFSTVKGNNTSQSCFLYSWSFIVRHFPHWMHSEPLDPKFLAKKTETPTVKYYRSFCLLRVLAAMIFGAGCGALTAFIVLYLWTIFGNKRPVVPEEYAMQPVDFDYKKVNIVVDKTIIDAKE; encoded by the coding sequence ATGCCCACTTCAATTATGGCTCCATTTTCCACTTCCCACCACTTCACAGCCTTCACCTTCCTCATCTTGTTCCTCAAAACCCAAGCTTTTGATCCACTCTCTTCCTTTTCCTTCACAGATTTTCAGAAAGATCCAAATTTTAAGTCAAGTGTGGGGCTTTATGGCAATGCAAAAGTTGTCTATAATGGTTCTGAGGTTCTTCTTTCTGGTAATGGTGGTGGGAGAGTCATGTACAAGAAGCCCTTCAAGCTTGTTCATGGTGAAGCAAGGGAATTGGTCTCATTTTCAACCTACTTTGGGTTTTCAATGTCCTTGGATAGTGAGAAGAATGGCTTGGCTTTTGTTATGGTTCCAAGTGGTATTGAAGGTGAGGTTTTTGGCAATAGTTCATATGGGTTTTCTTTTGGATTGAAGGAAAGGGAATTTAAGGTTATTGGTGTTCAGTTTAGTGCTTATGGTAGGAATGGGGGTTCTGGTAGTTGTATTGTGTCCATTAATGTTGGTAGTTCTGTTCCTGTTAAAACAATCAATGCCTCCTCTGTCATTATGGGTCTAAAAAGTGAGGGGAAATTGCATGCTTGGATTGATTATGAGGCGAGTTCAAAGCGCTTAGAAGTTAGGTTGAATCAATTTGGTCAATCAAGGCCAGTTGATCCATTGCTTTGGCATTCAATGGACTTATCAAATGTTTGGGGGACTGAAGAGATGTTTGCAGGCTTTAGCACAGTGAAAGGGAATAATACTTCTCAATCATGCTTTCTCTATTCATGGAGCTTTATTGTGAGGCATTTTCCACATTGGATGCATTCTGAGCCTCTGGATCCAAAGTTTCTTGCTAAGAAGACCGAAACTCCAACAGTGAAATATTATAGGAGTTTTTGCCTTTTGAGGGTTCTTGCTGCAATGATATTTGGTGCTGGATGTGGAGCTTTGACAGCATTCATTGTGCTCTATTTGTGGACCATCTTTGGTAATAAACGACCCGTGGTGCCAGAGGAGTATGCTATGCAGCCTGTAGATTTTGATTACAAGAAAGTGAACATTGTTGTAGATAAAACCATCATAGACGCTAAGGAGTAG
- the LOC114419011 gene encoding protein SSUH2 homolog, with protein MEAPLLLSEKRTGSIEEESGKWSSYQYVGGTGSVRPTSSLAGTEVSVDEIRSAAAASGYYPPSLHGALVGSPEPDPTEQALVYQGGYGGDYGGPTPQFQRKILDEVEIRELLIDHVGHRCCWGSRPARTWRIHAVEDCNVYVGTLDTFIEEREIIRETEPYLGGSIDGKDNGPELGIWELDLRSQFPVLFEPYKEVREKIPHSEVIEKCTVCAGRGSTVCATCNADQEPGFYKENQMTQCATCYGRGLIAHKDGSDTVCVKCNGKGKIPCVTCGSRGLIQCATCNGSGSLLARNLAIIRWKTLSTRKVNATSGAASVPDEVFHRSKGVQLCNTQAYQCTPAFFADSYFLNKFSSDVIAERAQVPATARVICERHAISVVPVTRVTMAHRRQSFSFYIIEYGREVYLKDYYPARYCWGLCPCLEWLKL; from the exons ATGGAGGCGCCTCTGTTATTATCGG AGAAGAGAACTGGATCGATTGAAGAAGAGAGTGGAAAATGGAGCTCGTATCAGTATGTGGGTGGAACCGGTTCTGTGAGGCCAACTTCTTCATTGGCTGGAACTGAGGTGAGTGTGGATGAAATTCGATCTGCTGCTGCTGCTTCTGGTTACTATCCCCCTTCCCTTCATGGAGCCTTGGTTGGTTCACCTGAGCCTGATCCTACAG AGCAAGCTCTTGTTTATCAGGGTGGATATGGAGGAGATTATGGTGGACCCACACCCCAATTCCAGAG GAAAATCTTGGATGAAGTGGAGATACGAGAGTTGCTCATTGATCATGTTGGTCATCGTTGCTGTTGGGGTAGTCGTCCTGCTCGAACATGGAGGATTCATGCAGTGGAAGACTGTAATGTATATGTAGGAACTCTGGATACATTTATAGAGGAAAGAGAAATCATAAGAGAGACAGAACCATACCTTGGTGGCAGTATTGACGGAAAGGATAATGGACCTGAACTTGGTATTTGGGAATTGGATCTAAGATCTCAGTTCCCTGTTCTATTTGAACCCTATAAAGAAGTGCGGGAAAAGATTCCCCATTCTGAAGTTATAGAAAAGTGCACAG TTTGTGCAGGACGGGGAAGTACAGTCTGTGCTACATGCAATGCAGACCAAGAACCTGGATTTTATAAGGAAAATCAGATGACTCAGTGTGCAACTTGTTATGGAAGGGGTTTAATCGCTCATAAAGATGGTTCTGACACTGT ATGTGTGAAATGTAATGGCAAGGGAAAGATTCCTTGTGTAACATGTGGATCTCGTGGACTAATTCAGTGTGCAACATGTAATGGAAGTGGTTCTCTTCTAGCACGCAATCTGGCCATTATTCGATG GAAGACACTTTCAACTCGGAAAGTAAATGCAACAAGTGGAGCAGCATCAGTACCGGATGAAGTTTTCCATAGATCCAAAGGGGTTCAATTGTGCAACACTCAAGCATACCAATGCACTCCagccttttttgctgattcttatTTTCTCAACAAATTCTCTTCTGATGTCATTGCAGAAAGAGCTCAAGTGCCTGCCACTGCAAGGGTCATATGTGAAAGGCATGCAATCTCAGTTGTGCCAGTAACTCGTGTCACCATGGCTCATCGTCGACAATCCTTCAGTTTCTACATTATAGAATATGGCAGAGAGGTGTATTTGAAGGATTATTACCCTGCTAGATATTGTTGGGGCCTGTGTCCTTGTTTGGAGTGGTTGAAGTTGTAA
- the LOC114419012 gene encoding Werner Syndrome-like exonuclease, translated as MISSRQDQTGAPLSSSTTTTTPVVAPISVVDHGLPYDTHNLYDVSFNNTHTIYTLLTSDPSLVDSWISTVLRDHQHQHQQRVLTVGLDIEWRPNTQRNMQNPVATLQLCVAERCLVFQILHSPSIPPSLVSFLADPNITFVGVGIQEDVEKLLEDYNLNVANVRDLRSFAAERLGDLELKRAGLKSLGLRVLGLEVAKPKRVTRSRWDNPWLTAQQVQYAAVDAFLSYEIDRRLSSYN; from the coding sequence ATGATATCATCGCGGCAAGACCAAACCGGCGCGCCGCTCagctcctccaccaccaccaccacccccGTGGTGGCGCCGATCAGCGTGGTGGACCACGGCCTCCCCTACGACACCCACAACCTCTACGACGTCTCCTTCAACAACACCCACACCATCTACACCCTCCTCACCTCCGACCCCTCCCTCGTCGACTCCTGGATCTCCACCGTCCTCCGCGACCACCAGCACCAGCACCAGCAGCGCGTCCTCACCGTGGGCCTCGACATCGAGTGGCGCCCCAACACCCAGCGCAACATGCAGAACCCCGTGGCCACACTCCAGCTCTGCGTCGCCGAACGCTGCCTCGTCTTCCAGATTCTCCACTCCCCTTCAATCCCTCCCTCTCTTGTTTCCTTCCTCGCTGACCCTAACATCACTTTCGTTGGTGTTGGGATCCAAGAAGACGTGGAGAAGCTTCTAGAAGATTATAATCTTAACGTGGCGAATGTTCGTGACCTTCGCTCCTTCGCTGCGGAGAGGCTTGGCGACCTTGAGCTGAAACGGGCCGGGCTCAAGTCTTTGGGCCTCCGCGTGCTGGGCCTGGAAGTTGCCAAGCCCAAGCGGGTCACCAGGAGTAGGTGGGACAATCCCTGGCTCACTGCCCAGCAGGTTCAGTATGCAGCCGTTGATGCCTTTCTCTCTTACGAGATTGATCGCCGTTTgagttcttataattaa